In Cotesia glomerata isolate CgM1 linkage group LG8, MPM_Cglom_v2.3, whole genome shotgun sequence, the sequence TTCAGCTCTAcaattattttcagaattttttcatcatcttCGAGATTTATctagaaaaatgaaatttttgtttaaatatgtatgaaaatacatttaattatgtaataaaacATTATGCTTACTTCATCGTTATAATCTATGTTATGCTCAGAATGTTTTACTCTTTTGATTGTCATATTTTCATCaggataaattaattttcttttcacaGGGGCTCTTAGATAGTCTTTTTCTAGCACGAAATTGTCATTTGATTGTTCTTCTTACTGCTGAAACTCATTCTGTTGCTTTTCCTGTTGCTGAAACTCCTCCTGCTGCCGAAACTCTTCCTGCTGCTGAAACTGTTCCTGCTGTTGTTGTAGCTGCTGATGCTGCTGCTGTTGGCACTGCTCAAATTCTTTGCCTTGTAATTCAATCCTCTTATTCAGAACTTGAACATCACCGTAGTTAATTGTTGTACATTGTGGTGGATCAACAATCAGTGggattaaattcaaaattcggGTTATTCGCCCTTTCGCAATTttattaagggggtattctggtctagaagcCTAAATTTTAggcatttttcaaactaaaataaaaaaaaattaagaagattTTTAGTATcggtttttttatatgatgttTATTAACGtttcaagaatataaaaaaaaattgaaaaaaaaaaaaaatgataaattggaCAAATTACAGGTCGGTGAAGTGGgggctacaaaaaaaaacggtgCACCCTGGTTGACATGATTCCAGCCCTTGTAGTgatctgaaacaaaaaaatttgaaaaattctcaatCTGTAAAGATGTCGCTATCGCGTTGACCTtagtcaagaaaaaaaaaaaaaaattcacaaaatggcgtcgacatgaaatatcaattttttttacccccTTTTTTTGaccttttcgaattttttaaaaaaactccaaattaaaattttttaaaatccaaaGCAGACGCGATAGAGAGATATATAAAGAAGATTCCCACCAAATTTCAAAAGAATCGGTCGAGTAGAACTTGAGATATCATGTCAACCActtcaaaaaaagtagttttgagaaaaacgcgtttaaagtttgagaaacaattataGTAGAATAACTCGTATAATAACATTCAATACTCACTTTGGATTAATCGGCGATTCCAGATCTATACATTGGGCCTTCCTCAACTTCATATTCGATGTTTTGTGAAGTTCTTTCAGCTAATCGAGCTGTTCTGCCTTCTTTGGAAGCAGCAGTAGCTCGTAGCTCAGAGCGCTCAATCCGAACTTCGTTACGTCTGATAGCAAATGAATGAGCCTCAGTACCAACGGTGATGCCCATAAGTTCCATCATTTTTAAGATGGGTAAATaaccttcattaaaaatgGCAACAGCTAAATAATTCGCAATTTGAATTGTTTGAGATCCAGCGTGAATATGCTTGGGAGCAAAAGTCCATATTAATGAATTGAGCGAttcattgttattttgagtttcggATCCCAAACATCGATGTAGTAAATCGTCAGACGATAAACTGGTATAAATGGGCTCAATTACTTTCAGTACTTTTTCATCCAGGGGGGGATGTTCGTGGACAAACTCTTCAAGAGTGTTCTCAGCTGAGGCTTGTTGCCATTTACACCAGCTTGACGAACCAGTTGGGCAGTACATGTGTTGTGGATTCTTATCGCTTGAacttttatgataataagtaGCCCATATTTCATTCTTCATACTCTGCAAACAATCAGGATGCCGACGAATTGCCAGACCGTAGTATAAACTCAACTCATTGATTACTTTATCTGTCAATTTACCAGCTCCTCTGCCGCCAATACCACTATTGTCTTTTTTTGCTTAGATGCTGCGTCACAAAATCGACTGTATCTtcgaaaataattcgaattttgaaaaatccatttaaggacatatttttaagggtctgaactttgaaaatatgcaaaaaaaaaatcaattttttcaaatttctagaccagaatacccccttaatcTCTCCATCAGGTAAATTAGTAACGTAAGAATGCTGAATTGAATTTTCAGGAAAATGCAAATCACAAACGTACTGACGACTATTTAATTCCGTTGACAGAGAGTTTATCCACTCTTGACGTTGTGTTGGATTCTATTCAAAAACGcataaaaaagtgaaatatatttattaattgagttttcctatcataaaaaaaaaaacaattacaatgccattaaaatacttatactttttaatttattcggTTCATCgctaaatatattaattaacttacttggggtacttaaaaaaatccaGGAGTCTTCAAATTTAGCTCCTTACGTAGTTTCTTATCTGCTGCACTACCagtattacaatttttaacagCACACACTCTACCcatgtttaaattaaattttattgaatgcctaattatatttatttaatgaaataaaatataaaattattatttacgtgGACTGTATATCATTTGCCCCGTGTTGCATTTGCCCAAAACAAAATGGCGGTCGCCGAGAATAATGCATTCGCGCCATCTAGCggccaaataaataattaaagttcgaaaacttttttaccacagaaaaaaatgttgaaatgcACAACAGATGGCGCTGTAAAGcgtaaaacaaattaaattatgattaaataaataattttttaattaaaaaaatagataggGCTTAAGATACCTCGGAAATCGTACCaaatacaatattaattacttttaattaattttaagttctTTATTTAAATCCAAAATGCTCCCCAGGGTTGTTCCAAcgtaaaaataacatttttaaaatctaataattgatatttaaaattgaattaaataaaaaattattttctaattgtaattttttttttccgtgtatgaaGTGTATGATGTCCAGGTGTTTCAGCTATTGTATCTATCCAACGGGAAAATCActtaggataaaaaaaaacttattaatttagatacatacttacatacatccaaacaaatataaacttttaagcGGATGATATTTTTCAGCATTACTTGACGAAGtaaaaaatcttataaaaatttttttattaaattttgccATGAGACCGACTACAATAGctacatttataaataaatttctaaaaaaatagttagaattaaaaattaaaacgaaaATTCAGCGAGACGTTTATCGAGATGTTCAGTGGGTGTTCAGCAATAAGACGAACTAAACTTCTATAATAGTATCGAGTAGCTGACGAGGAAGCTTAGTAGAATGTTCAGCGAGACATCAATAAGACCCTTGGCAAGATGATCAATATGTTATTTAGAAAGACGCACAGCGAAAGGCTCAATGACATCTTTGGCGAGATGTTCAGTAAAACTGTCCACAAGATTCTCAGCAACACGTTAAACAAGTTTTTCAATTAGACGTTTATCAGCGATTATCAGCGAGATCTTCAGCAACATGTTGAGCTAAAGGCTCAGCGGTATATTGACCGAAAAGTTCAGTGAGACGTTCAACAAAACCGTGGGCAAGATGTTCAGCAAGATCTTGAATTGAAGGGGTAAAAATTCCTGCAAGAGTAGAGAAATAACATTTACAGTAAGATGCTCAGCTAGAGGCACAGTAAGTAAATTTCATATGaaagatattattttcataacaaacaaataaaatgtattatatatattttgtacgtcttatagcgcgaagcgcgtgaggttgtgctttatactcggctcgtcaaggtcaagccattttgtgatctttaaatgcctctattacaaccatattacacttatgcAATGATATAAATAGATGTACACCTAAAAACACCtgaattaaaccatcttttactttttaaaatcatttcatgttgctattttgaaaaaaaaaacgttttgaaaaaaattttacgtggacgtcggGATGTCACCCATTTttgatgtaccaacgattactcctgaataaattgatatttcaaaactggaccttttttattagtttaaggattcgatgaactgggtccgtatttcatatcagtgacCTAgcttacgtatttttttttaattgaatttttattataattcactacgatacaactgtacaaagccaaacgaacttttcttatttattacgtgaaaactatggcaccacttgatcaagctagattttgtTAGACTGcttgcgcatatgacaagaaaaaagggcgccgatatttaaaaaaaacaaaaatactttgtaagaaattacttaattataattttttttttaaaattaattacacaagtaatttttttcttaagaaatgaatgagcgttatgaggcgtgcacttttagattttccgacttttttataaatagcactattcatttatattcatatattaatttttcttataagaattttcaataattcttaTTAAATTGAAGAATCTGTCTCTTCGGGCTGCCAACGCACTTCATCAATTTTGTTGGACCGGACTCTCCTCCTAAATCATCCCTTTATTCTTCCTGATATGTCCATGCAACCTgctaagattaaaaaaaaaattaagagtcgttaatttatattttagacgatttttataaagtttcgGAAACCGGACTTACCACTATGACTAAACTCTAATCCAAAGTACCACCTTGCATCCCGGTAAAATGTTCAACAATACTTAATTAACTGCCTCCCAATTCATCccaacacggaaaaaaaaaatttttgccgCAACAGGAGGCGATCATGTTGCTACAACAAGAGGAGAtcatgttgcagcaacagaAAAAAATCCCGTTATAACAACAGAATTATTACTGTAGCTGCGACTTGTAACCAGCTTGTGTTTTAATACGGTTAGAGCAATAATATACTGATAGAaacaatcttgattcaagaaacttttttcttcaaaacttgaactcttgaaactagatatagatatatttctttcaagattttttcttttggttcaagataggcgataacattgattcaagatattaccgacttgtgttaagactatttaatttttgaaatatacttttatcaattattctaagttttttaaacgataatgttgttttgattgaaaaactaaaatgtatcgattgaagataatatagctcttaagccaagaaaatctaaatcaagacaagaaattcttaaagcaaaataatcatttgtcttccaaaataaattcttagatcaaaaaaatatctcttgagtcaaaataaattttctatcagtgtatgttCGGTaaacaaggcccagtagcgattaactcgctcctgggggactcccaaaatcaagagacgcacctgtccaccgctagttcccgcaaaaatcgaaccgccaatagaaaatcagcctctcgatcacgtcatgaatcgaccgctttattggctgatcgctcccactagacatgcgcaatagccttcttccccaactcaacgaggaagaagacggactattgttattatctttcgcttctacgctttcgctgcatcaagtcgccattactttttctttactttcgcttttcgttaataaaccgcatttcgcttattttataatttaaactgcttaaattaaccgctaataattcgctttaatttgttataggtaaattgtgttaacagtgcatttatttcaccgctttttcagtgccggcaaagtgttcaaccacgtgtcaaccggcttcgcttttgcaaaccacgctgtaatttacaaatccgcttttatcttaacaatccgctattaaatatattaaatattgagtgtatttaatgtaaataaattcctagtgttatttttgataataatttacgcgttttaattgagatatccagacctaaacctgatccccgcttttccgctctttcagtaattattcattGGTCCCTCGAGCCGGATCAGGCTGGCTctatctcaattaaattaatttattattccgcTTAAAAATTGTGCTGTGTTAAGTGAAGTGTAATACCGCTAGGAAAGGTCGAGTGTCAGGAGCATCGCAGAGCACATCGGGTGCTGCTCCTGATAGTCATTCGTACACCGGTACGCTGAACTTTCCGTTTATTAAGACTGAAAACTCGACTTCGGGCCTTAAATAACCTCGCTATGGAGAATTACACAAGATAGTTGAAAAATGCAATTTGTGCTTCAACTTTTGTGTTCCGCACCGCGCCGCAGATTGCAAGACCGCTCAAGATTGCCGAAAATGTGGTCAACGTCACCACATGTCCATCCATTTTGGATGCACCAACGAAACCAGCTTCACCGCAGTCTACATCTTCCGCACAGGCAACTAATCGTTCCCTCTAGACCGTTTACAACTTGAAATTAACTGTTGATTATTTCAGATTCGCTTTCCGCTCAAGTTTTGCTAGCTACCGCTTTAGTCCAGGTCCGCCCACATCATGGTAATCCAATCACCGCCAGAGTGTTGATTGATCAAGGCTCAGAGCTCTCATTTATGAGACAGACGCTCTTCAAGAAGCTTGGACAACCGCTACAACGTGACATGGTCATGCTCAAGGGCATTGGCAATGTCTCCGCAGGAAGCTCACTAGGTGTGAGCACAATTGAGCTTTGTTCGCTGTGTACGACCGCATCAATGCATGTCAGCATGCATATTCTACCAACACTGACGGTAGATCTTCCATCGTTCGTGATCGTCGATCCGAAATGGCCGCATCTTGAGAATCTCAAGCTCGCTGACCCGCAGTATCTATAGCCACGCCCTGTAGATATTATTCTAGGTGCATCACCAGCTGCACAGATCATGAACGCAGAGATTCAACAAGGACCTCGCAATGCTCCTATTGCACAATCCACCACGCTTGGTTGGATTGTCTATGGAGCTGTCACCGCTAAACACGCTTCAACATCACACGCAGCACTACATGCGTCAGTAGATACTGAATTACAAGACGCTATCGCTAAGTTTTGGGAACAGGAAGAAGTTCCATCAGGAAATTCACCGCTCAACACCGCTGAAGAAGACGAATGTGAAATTCACTTTCGTCAAACGCATTATCGACAGCCTGATGGACGCTACGTAGTGGGATTACCGCTTAAGGCCCTTGAGAGTCAACTTGGCGACTCTATCAACGCAGCTATGGGGTCACTCCGCAGATTAATAACTCGCTTGTCGCGAGAAAGAGAATATTCTGACATGTATCGTGCATTCATGGCAGAATACATTCAACTAGGACACATGGTACAAGTACCATTCAACGAATTGCCCTCAAACGCTTACTTCTTGCCTCACCATGGGGTATTGAAGCTTGATAGTGCCACTACGAAGCTCCGCACAGTGTTCAATGGTTCCTGTGCAACATCTACAGGAATTTCATTGAACGACATTCTCCACGCAGGACCCAAAAcgcaaattgacatttttgatgtGATGTTGAGAATCCGTTGCAGCAGGATTCTATTCGCTACTGACATCACCAAGATGTTCAGACAGATTGAGGTCGACTCGCTTGATTGGCCGCTTCAGTGCATTCTCTGGATAGATGAGAATGACTTAATAGACGCTTACTGTCTCAAGACAGTCACATACGGAACCGCTAGTACACCTTTTGACGCAGTACGTGTGCTTATCCAACTAGTAAAGGATGAAGGACA encodes:
- the LOC123270409 gene encoding uncharacterized protein LOC123270409; this encodes MKNEIWATYYHKSSSDKNPQHMYCPTGSSSWCKWQQASAENTLEEFVHEHPPLDEKVLKVIEPIYTSLSSDDLLHRCLGSETQNNNESLNSLIWTFAPKHIHAGSQTIQIANYLAVAIFNEGYLPILKMMELMGITVGTEAHSFAIRRNEVRIERSELRATAASKEGRTARLAERTSQNIEYEVEEGPMYRSGIAD